One window of the Sparus aurata chromosome 17, fSpaAur1.1, whole genome shotgun sequence genome contains the following:
- the LOC115567965 gene encoding nucleoside diphosphate-linked moiety X motif 17-like — MMDKMRRILVYVCKDGAAQQRAQFVQSITGHFSDGGRDEVEVNCSLDKNQFVLHRAERGRGIPLQRPAFCPIKHLSVTEASAIPLDVQQRGIDVGVAIILQTANQRVLLTRRAKELRIFPNVWVPPGGHVEPDETLLDAGLRELQEETGLKLEQQEVSPKILGLWESVYPPMLSRGLPQRHHIVIYMLLLSSLSHLQLQASLSPSPAEVSACLWADSRLVRAIVSAVDGGEGEVQVDGLPGSISVSQVSTEGALSDSTLPVSVLISRAPVSGPDVERVSTGTKFALELWLKSLETSDL; from the exons aTGATGGATAAAATGAGGAGGATCCTGGTGTATGTCTGTAAAGACGGAGCGGCTCAACAACGAGCTCAGTTTGTTCAG AGTATAACGGGTCACTTCAGCGATGGCGGTCGTGACGAGGTGGAGGTGAACTGCTCTCTGGACAAGAACCAGTTCGTCCTGCACCGAGCAGAGAGAGGACGAGGGATTCCTCTGCAG AGGCCCGCCTTCTGTCCCATCAAACACCTGTCGGTCACAGAGGCATCTGCGATCCCATTGGACGTTCAGCAGCGTGGAATAGATGTAGGCGTGGCCATCATCCTgcagacagccaatcagagagtgCTACTGACACGGCGGGCGAAAGAGCTTCGGATATTTCCCAACGTCTGGGTTCCTCCAG GCGGCCATGTTGAGCCAGATGAGACG ctgcTGGATGCAGGCCTCAGGGAGTTACAGGAGGAGACTGGACTGAAACTGGAACAACAGGAAGTTTCTCCAAAAATACTGGGACTCTGGGAG tcGGTGTACCCCCCCATGCTGTCCAGAGGACTTCCTCAGAGACATCACATCGTCAtctacatgctgctgctgtcctccctgtctcacctgcagctgcag GCGTCTCTGAGCCCGTCTCCCGCTGAGGTCAGTGCCTGTCTGTGGGCCGACAGCCGGCTGGTCAGAGCCATCGTGTCCGCCGTGGATGGAGGGGAGGGCGAGGTTCAGGTCGACGGCCTGCCGGGCAGCATCAG TGTGTCGCAGGTTTCCACAGAAGGAGCTCTGAGCGACTCCACGCTGCCGGTGTCAGTGCTGATCAGCAGGGCTCCGGTCAGCGGCCCAGACGTGGAACGGGTCAGCACCGGGACCAAGTTCGCCCTGGAGCTGTGGCTGAAGAGCCTGgagacctctgacctctga
- the LOC115567802 gene encoding leucine-rich repeat extensin-like protein 5, translating to MTTTPSVTSSQDVSTPGPATSPPSNVTTPGPTASPPSNDTTLGPTASPPSNDTTPGPTASPPSNDTTLGPTASPPSNDTTPGPTASPPSNDTTLGPTASPPSNDTTPGPTASPPSNDTTLGPTASPPSNDTTPGPTASPPSNDTTPGPTASSPSNDTTPGPTASPPSNDTTPGPTASPPSNDTTPGPTASPPSNDTTPGPTASPPSNDTTPGPTASPPSNDTTPGPTASPPSNDTTPGPTASPPSNDTTPGPTASSPSNDTTPGPTASPPSNETMPGPTASSPSNDTTPGPTASPPSNDTTPGPTASSPSNETMPGPTASSPSNDTTPGPTASPPSNDTTPGPTASSPSNDTTPGPTPSPPSNDTTPGPTTSPPSNVTTPGPTASPPSNVTTPGPTASPPSNHTTTNGSNIANETRNTTAATHGSSNTMTSRSPGFVSTNKPITSQSSSVAPPRAGGGGVPGWGIALLVLAALVLLLLILLLIGLLVWCCCYRGRYKGFSPYDQLTHGDDIPLYTTHSRFEGPNGKPHDDLNRPMKNRTGTYTVTQ from the exons atgacaaccaCCCCATCAGTTACAAGCAGTCAAGATGTTTCAACACCAGGACCCGCCACCAGTCCTCCCAGTAATGTCACAACGCCAGGACCCACCGCCAGTCCTCCCAGCAACGACACAACGCTAGGACCCACCGCCAGTCCTCCCAGCAACGACACAACGCCAGGACCTACCGCCAGTCCTCCCAGCAACGACACAACGCTAGGACCTACCGCCAGTCCTCCCAGCAACGACACAACGCCAGGACCCACTGCCAGTCCTCCCAGCAACGACACAACGCTAGGACCCACCGCCAGTCCTCCCAGCAACGACACAACGCCAGGACCTACCGCCAGTCCTCCCAGCAACGACACAACGCTAGGACCCACCGCCAGTCCTCCCAGCAACGACACAACGCCAGGACCTACCGCCAGTCCTCCCAGTAATGACACAACGCCAGGACCCACTGCCAGTTCTCCCAGCAACGACACAACGCCAGGACCTACCGCCAGTCCTCCCAGCAATGACACAACGCCAGGACCCACCGCCAGTCCTCCCAGTAATGACACAACACCAGGACCCACCGCCAGTCCTCCCAGTAATGACACAACGCCAGGACCCACCGCCAGTCCTCCCAGTAATGACACAACGCCAGGACCCACTGCCAGTCCTCCCAGCAATGACACAACGCCAGGACCTACCGCCAGTCCTCCCAGCAACGACACAACGCCAGGACCCACCGCCAGTCCTCCCAGCAACGACACAACGCCAGGACCCACTGCCAGTTCTCCCAGCAACGACACAACGCCAGGACCCACCGCCAGTCCTCCCAGTAACGAAACAATGCCAGGACCCACTGCCAGTTCTCCCAGCAACGACACAACGCCAGGACCCACTGCCAGTCCTCCCAGTAACGACACAACGCCAGGACCCACTGCCAGTTCTCCCAGTAACGAAACAATGCCAGGACCCACTGCCAGTTCTCCCAGCAACGACACAACGCCAGGACCCACCGCCAGTCCTCCCAGTAACGACACAACGCCAGGACCCACCGCCAGTTCTCCCAGTAACGACACAACACCAGGACCCACCCCCAGTCCTCCCAGCAATGACACAACGCCAGGACCCACCACCAGTCCTCCCAGTAATGTCACAACGCCAGGACCCACCGCCAGTCCTCCCAGTAATGTCACAACGCCAGGACCCACCGCCAGTCCTCCCAGTAACCACACCACAACAAATGGTTCCAACATAGCCAATGAAACCAGGAACACCACGGCAGCCACACATGGATCCTCAAACACAATGACAAGCAGATCACCAGGTTTTGTTTCCACAAATAAACCAATAACATCCCAGAGTTCGTCTGTGGCCCCGCCCCGGGCTGGTGGCGGCGGTGTTCCTGGTTGGGGGATCGCTCTGCTGGTTCTGGCTgctctggttctgctgctgctgatcctGCTGCTGATCGGACTG ctggtttggtgTTGCTGCTACAGGGGGCGCTACAAAGGCTTCAGCCCCTACGACCAGCTGACCCACGGAGACGACATCCCTCTGTACACCACACACAGCCGCTTCGAAGGGCCCAACGGCAAACCACAc GATGACCTGAACAGGCCGATGAAGAACCGGACCGGGACGTACACGGTGACCCAATAA